The following nucleotide sequence is from Labilibaculum sp. DW002.
TGCTTTGATGAAAGTGAAAGAAACTTCTTTAGAAACTGATAATTGATGCGGAATTCTAACTCCATATTTAGATTGATCGTAATCGAATGAAAACTTAACATTCTCAAAATCTCCTACGAGTTCATCATAGACTGTTGGATCATTAAAATCTACTATACTCTTGCCAGTAAAGAATGTTTCATAGTGTTCTTCTATGGTAAGATTTGCTAAAATAGAATTTAACCCTTCTTTATCTCCTTCATTCAATTCTGAAAGTTGAAGTCTAATTTCTGGTTTTGGTCTGAAATAAAGATTGTATGTTGCACATTTGAAACTATCCCCATCTGGAATATCTCCAGTTCTATGAATAAATAATGATTGGATAGCTTCATCATCTGAAATATCACTGAACTCTAAACTAATAATAATCCAATGACCTTTCCAACCATCAGGATTAACACGGTTAAGGTTTCTATTAAAATCATCTTTATTTAATCTATATGCATGTGAATAAGAAGTATCTTCTAATAAGAGACGTATGGCTCTAAAAAGATTTGTTTTTCCTGATCCATTTTCGCCAATTATTGTATTAATTCCTTCATTAAACTTAAAACTTGCATTTGCAAAGTTTCTATAATTAACTAGTGATACTTTTGAAATAAACATATATTATAGATTAATAATTTTAGAAACTTAATTATTCAATTTTTTCTTACGACTCTATTAAAATCAAAAAAAAAGGATTTCAATATCCATTGAGATATTTTCGTTTATATTACGTGAAGCAACCAACATTATTTAGATAATATTGAATATCAGATCTGCATCATTTTTGTTTGCCTGACTTTCAGTTACAATATTATTCGCGAGTGTTTTATCTATTCTTTTAGAACTAAATTTATCAATTTTCTTATTGGCTCTAATTTTTTTGGTTGCAGTACTTAATGAGCATATAAAAAGATCACAATTTATGCTATTGTATTCATCCATTGCTATTGAAAGCGCATTTGAATTATCTCCCATCGAAAAAAATCCAATTTTCAAGTTCTTATAATTAATAACTATATCTGAGAAATCTTTAGGATCGCCTCCAAGAGGTTGTCTATTCGTAGATATTCCTCCATCGGATAATAATAATTCGTAAACTAATCCAATTGTTGTTGATTTACCTGAGTTTGATAATCCTTGTAATACAATAATATTCATCATTTATTATTATTTAATTTTTTATGTTTTATTATTCTTATTTTAATTAAACTTCAGAAATCTAATTAAGTAGATAAAATTAAGCATAATAAAAAGTAAACAATAATTACATCACCTGTAAAATAACATGAACAATATTAAATAGAAAGTATCTACATAAATCAAATTTCTTACTTTATACATAAAACATATTTAAAAGGCATGTGTTTTAGTTGGTAATAGCAAGCCTAAAGAGCACTTGCACTCTAATCAAAATTTTCTTATTATTGCGTTGTCTAAAAACAATTGATGTTAAAAATTAAGAAGGATTTGGTGAAGTAAATAAGCTGTGGTGTTCTACCAAGCTTATCCCCTGGTATAAGTCAGACATATTCTTGTCAGACTTATTTGCATGCATTATTATCTGATTTTTATTTGTTGCATGGAACTCGCACAATTAGTCATTCCCTTTTGTTTGGAAAGATTTTCAATAGCTCGTTTCACGTCTATACATTAGTAATAATTTGAAACTTGGTATAAAGCGAATCAATGAGCTTATACCCTGATTTCGAACACCAAATTTTAACATCATGAGTAAAGAAAATACTTCAATTCACGAATTCGATATCAATCTAATCTGCGAATACTACGCAAGCGTAGAACGACAAGGGCCCGGTAGTCCTGAAATAACGCGTAAAGCTTTAAGTTTTGTCGATAATTTGAACAAGGATTCGCGCATTGTGGATCTTGGTTGCGGTACAGGCGGGCAAACCCGAGTGCTAGCACAACATTCGCCGGGAACTGTTACAGGTATCGACTTGTTTCCCAAATTTATCGAACTTTTCAACAGAAATTCTCGTCAAGCAAATCTTCAAGACAGAGTAAAGGGGATCGTTGGTTCAATGGACGACCTGCACTTTAAGGATGAAGAGCTAGACCTCATTTGGTCGGAAGGAGCTATCTATAATATCGGTTTTGAACGTGGCCTAAATGAGTGGCGAAAGTTTCTAAAAACAGGTGGCTATATTGCTGTTTCAGAAGCTTCATGGTTCACACAAGAGAGACCTAAGGAAATAGAAGACTTTTGGATGGATGCTTATCCGGAGATAGATACGATTCCAAATAAAGTCGCTCAAATGCAAAAGGCCGGCTACAAACCTGTGGCTTCTTTTATTTTGCCGGATAACTGCTGGATTGATGATTTTTATGCACCGCAGGTGGCTGCACAGGAGGCGTTTTTAGCCAAGCATGCTGGCAATAGGGCTGCAGAAGGTTTTATAGCCAATCAGAGGCATGAGCAGCAATTGTACAACAAATACAAGGCTTATTATGGTTATGCTTTCTATATAGGGCAAAAAATCTAAATCATTTACATTAAAAATCCTCCCAAACTGCGGTTTGGGAGGATTCTTTTTGCTTGAAGATCTTATTTTTATCTAAACAATGGAACGCGATACTACCGAAACGAAGTGGAGATCAGTGAAGCTAATCGCGCATCAGCGGAGTTACTAGATCTTGAGCTGTTTATCTCAGGTAATAATAGTGTATCTT
It contains:
- a CDS encoding class I SAM-dependent methyltransferase; protein product: MSKENTSIHEFDINLICEYYASVERQGPGSPEITRKALSFVDNLNKDSRIVDLGCGTGGQTRVLAQHSPGTVTGIDLFPKFIELFNRNSRQANLQDRVKGIVGSMDDLHFKDEELDLIWSEGAIYNIGFERGLNEWRKFLKTGGYIAVSEASWFTQERPKEIEDFWMDAYPEIDTIPNKVAQMQKAGYKPVASFILPDNCWIDDFYAPQVAAQEAFLAKHAGNRAAEGFIANQRHEQQLYNKYKAYYGYAFYIGQKI